The Ketobacter alkanivorans genome includes the window CATATCCCCGGAGACTAGCATCGTCGATATAGTCCAGTAAGTACATGGCCTTGATCATACGGTTGTACTCAGTCAGGGCCTGTAATAACGGGTGGCTTTTGCTGTAACCAGATAACTTGCGAACCAGAATCGCTTGTGTGGTACTTTTCTCCTGAAGCGAGATGGCAATACGCTGGATGGTATCCCAGTGCTCAATGATGAGGTCTGTTTTAATCGGCTTTTTTAAACTCAGTGTTACGCCCTGGTCTTTGTTTTCACTGACTTTGAACATCTCTTCAATGACCTTGCCGAACTGGGCATATCTGGGGGCAAAGGTGTAGCCAAACAGATCCAACAAGGCAAAATTTACATGATGGACCAGCGGGCGCATTTGAACGAAAACCTACGGTTTTGATTTCCACGGCCACCTCGTAACCGTAGGTTTGCGCCCAACTACAACTACTCCTTCCCCTCATCCTCGATAAAGTAAGTCCCGTTGGGCAACACGTGTTTATACGGCAACAAGGAGATATGGGATAAGGTCTCATCATCAATCGCTTCTCCCTGCTGCCTGAGTTGCTCAACAATGTCGTTTATTTTGATGGTGTTCCAATACAAAATGGCGTTGGATACAAAACTGAGGCTGCTGGCCTTGTTCATGATTTCTTCGTAGTCACCGGTAGTGAATTCGCCTTGGTCAGCAAAGAAGATCCAGCGTGGCAGCTTATGCCGGTATTCGCCTTTATTCAGTTGCCGCTGGACGGTACGGCGCAGCTCCGGATCGGTGAGGTATCGCAAGATATATTCGGTTTTGATGATACGCCCAAGATGGGTGAACGCTTTGGTCAGGCGATCCGAGGGCGAGCCATTGGTTAACCGTTGCACGATGACATGTGCCGGAGCAGTTTTCTGCTTAAGCGAAATGGCCACCCGCATCATGTATTCCCACTGTTCCTCGATGATCGCCAAATCGGCCGTTCTGGTGAGTAACTGGTTGAGGTCACCATAATCAGCGGTCTTATCAACCCGATACAACTGTTGGTCCTTCAGATCCCGTATTCTGGGCATGAAGTAGAACCCGAGCAGATAGCACAGGGCAAAGACGATTTCAGTGTAGCCATGCGTATCGGTGGTATGCTCCCGGATTTTAAGAATGGTATTGTTTTCCAGCAGCCCGTCGAGCACGTACAAGGCTTCCCGTGGGCTACAGGAAATCACCTTGGTACTGAATACCGAATACTGATCGGATACATGCGTGTAGATGCCGATGGCCTTCTCATAGTAACCGTAATAGCGCGGATAGTAAGAGGCTAACAGGCTGTCAGCGCGAATTTTAAAACGTTGGGCGTCGGATGAAGATAAGGTACCGGTGCCATGCATGGCGCTCAATGGCAGTAGATGGTGTTGATTGACGATTTCAGCGCTGGCGTTAATCAAGGTTTCTTCCCGGATATAGTATTGCAGGATATGCCGTAACATATCCACGGTAACCCCTTTGACGCTGGCACTCATGGAAACCACGCCTAAATTGGTGGCTTGCGAGATAATGGCGGCAATCAGACTCTTATAAAACGCTTTCGGGCGCGATTGATGGTGTTGGATAGGCACAAAATGGCGACTGTAATGGGTCATTTGATCCACTTCCATCAACAGCTGCTCGATGCGGATGGTTGGCATATGGGCGTCGATGACTTTTTGTAGCTGAGAGACTTTATCCGGTACATCCAGCTTGTCGTCGCGCTTCAATTTTAATCGGCCATTATGTATTTCGGCAAAGTTATCCAGACCAAAACGCTTTTGGGCTTCGGATACGGCTTCGTGGAACTGAGAAGAGATGGCCGAGCGGATTTGGTGCGGGAATGGTTGTTGGAGTTCGGTATAGACCGTGTGTCGGGTTTCATCCCAGTTCGGTTCGTTGAGTGTGAGATCCCAGAAGGACACGTGCTGCTTGCTCTGCGGCAAATACAGGTCTCCGGAACGCAAAGCGTCTTTCATCGCCAATGCCAACCCCATTTCCCACACATTGCGATTGATATTCCCGGATGAATCCTTCAAGCTGCGCCGTAATTCGCGTGGAATAAACGCAATCGGTGCATTCTCGGGCAGCCTCTTTATTTCGCCGGCGTCCAACTGACGAACCAGTCGAATGGCCCGCAATAAGGCGCCCGATCCTTTCGCAACGTCAAAAGGCAACCGGATAAAATCAGCAAAATACTTACGCAAGCTGGGATAACGGGTCAGCAATAAATCGCAGTACCCACGTTCTTCCAGTCGTTTAAAGATATACAAATCGTCAATGGATGCACGCAACTGCTTTTCGTCGATGCGTTGCCATAAATCTTGCTTATAGAGCGGTTGTTCATCCGGCCATTCCAACAGTACATGAGTCGTATCGAGTACCGCGTCGATCGCTTTCTTTTGCCGTTTACGAAATTCTTTGTGCTTTTTGTCGTGGCTGTTTTTGGTCTGCCGGCACAGTTCCGTCATGTACTGATCGTGCATTTTGACCAAGTGATCCAGCAACAGTTTGCGCGACTCCAATAGAAAACACACCATCAAGGCATAGCGTTTATGATCCTTGAACCGCTTCATATCGTGGGCGCTGTAGCGTTTGGTCAAACGGTACAAATAGTGAAGAAAAGCATTATCAATGATCTTTTCTTCGAACGCGTTAATCCCGGTGGCCACTAGATTTTCGTAACGTTCCAAATAGCGTTTCAGCGATGAGATTTTGGCGCCCGGCGGATATTCCTTCAATTGGTTGAAATAGGTCCGTTGATTGCCGCCGGCGGTTTGCAACAGATCATCGATCGCGGCGCGCAGTTCCGGCGACATCTGTTCGAAGACCTGCTCATAGAGCTGGGCATGGACCTGATTACAAACACGAATAATCTGCCGCTCTATCGTGGTGGGGCCAGGCAGTACAATGCGTTTCAGCAACAGATGCCGTTCCGCCCGGTGAAAGAGTTCGTCCGGCAACAGTCCCTGACGGGCATGCTCTTCGATCCAGCGATCAAGCGCCGCTTCGGCCTTCTCGTCGAACCGCTTAAAACCCAAATATTGAAGGATATTATTCCGGTGCTCGAGTAAGGTGGCCTCCCGCTCGGGTACTGCCACCGTCAACGTGGGCGGCAATTCCAACTGATTGCTCAGGTAGCTGATGACCCTGGGCGAGAGGTCATTGAGCTGGTTCAGAAACCGACCATACAGGCGCATGGCGCAAAGTTGAATGGCGAGACCTAAGCGATACTGTTTGCGGTACCGGTTGACCATTTGGCCATCCCGGCGGCTCAGCGTCCAGTCACGTACCATCTCTTCATCGGAAAATCGCTGGGGTAATGTTAAAGGTTGATAGCGCTGCTGATTCGTCAGGAATTGCTCATTGGCTGTCATGGTCGCCTTCCTCGGGTTTGGGTACGCCAACAGCTCCTATGGCGTTGTTTTTATTGTTTTTTCTTTTGGCGGATGCAAAAATGGGTATCTCTACAAAAGCGGGGCCAGATTCCCACAAAACCCTGTTACCCGCTGAGTCATTGAGAATTTGCTCTTCGTTTTTCTGAGAATATAGCTTTTAACTCTTCATTCAGAACTATATCAATAAAAACAGGCAATTAGGCTATATCGCGGGAAATCTGGCCCCGCTTCTGTAGAGAGACCTCGAGATAGGCTTCCTTTGAACTGGGTGGCAACCGCATCGCTGTAATAGGTTGCAATGATATACTGAACATCGCTGCTGACCTCGTCGAATGAGAAGTTGAAGAACTGCTGTTTGGCCTTGAAATAACCCAATTGAAGAATAAAGTGGATGCGGGTCCGGGTATTGCGAAACTGCTCAAGTGCGGCGAGTTCTGCCGGGCTTAATGAAAAATACAGGCACTGTTCATGGGCATTGAATTCAGGGCGAGCATATAGCTCTTCGACTTCCGTGCTGGATAACAGCTGAATATGTTTGATGTTTTCCATAGCGAGTGCCGATTCAATGCAGCCCGATCGTCAGCCACATTTAAATTCCATTCATTTATTGTTGAGGCTTGTGGTTGTTGATTAAGTTCAAAGGGTGAACCAATTACATCCCAGGGACGATTAATAGTCACCACCCAGGGAACGAAAAAGACTAATGGCCGCTAGCAATCGATCACGCTTGATTTCGACAAGGGCTAGCTCCGCGTTAAAAAGGTTTCTCTCGGC containing:
- a CDS encoding Tn3 family transposase, translating into MTANEQFLTNQQRYQPLTLPQRFSDEEMVRDWTLSRRDGQMVNRYRKQYRLGLAIQLCAMRLYGRFLNQLNDLSPRVISYLSNQLELPPTLTVAVPEREATLLEHRNNILQYLGFKRFDEKAEAALDRWIEEHARQGLLPDELFHRAERHLLLKRIVLPGPTTIERQIIRVCNQVHAQLYEQVFEQMSPELRAAIDDLLQTAGGNQRTYFNQLKEYPPGAKISSLKRYLERYENLVATGINAFEEKIIDNAFLHYLYRLTKRYSAHDMKRFKDHKRYALMVCFLLESRKLLLDHLVKMHDQYMTELCRQTKNSHDKKHKEFRKRQKKAIDAVLDTTHVLLEWPDEQPLYKQDLWQRIDEKQLRASIDDLYIFKRLEERGYCDLLLTRYPSLRKYFADFIRLPFDVAKGSGALLRAIRLVRQLDAGEIKRLPENAPIAFIPRELRRSLKDSSGNINRNVWEMGLALAMKDALRSGDLYLPQSKQHVSFWDLTLNEPNWDETRHTVYTELQQPFPHQIRSAISSQFHEAVSEAQKRFGLDNFAEIHNGRLKLKRDDKLDVPDKVSQLQKVIDAHMPTIRIEQLLMEVDQMTHYSRHFVPIQHHQSRPKAFYKSLIAAIISQATNLGVVSMSASVKGVTVDMLRHILQYYIREETLINASAEIVNQHHLLPLSAMHGTGTLSSSDAQRFKIRADSLLASYYPRYYGYYEKAIGIYTHVSDQYSVFSTKVISCSPREALYVLDGLLENNTILKIREHTTDTHGYTEIVFALCYLLGFYFMPRIRDLKDQQLYRVDKTADYGDLNQLLTRTADLAIIEEQWEYMMRVAISLKQKTAPAHVIVQRLTNGSPSDRLTKAFTHLGRIIKTEYILRYLTDPELRRTVQRQLNKGEYRHKLPRWIFFADQGEFTTGDYEEIMNKASSLSFVSNAILYWNTIKINDIVEQLRQQGEAIDDETLSHISLLPYKHVLPNGTYFIEDEGKE
- a CDS encoding DUF4158 domain-containing protein, yielding MENIKHIQLLSSTEVEELYARPEFNAHEQCLYFSLSPAELAALEQFRNTRTRIHFILQLGYFKAKQQFFNFSFDEVSSDVQYIIATYYSDAVATQFKGSLSRGLSTEAGPDFPRYSLIACFY